Part of the Deinococcus detaillensis genome is shown below.
GGCCTGCCGGCCTCCGGGTACCGGGCACTCAACCACGGACACATGATCGGCGAGGCTGAAGCTGGGGTCATCGACCCAGAGCGGTCGACCCCAGCCGAATGGCAGGCGCACCAACCGCTGTACCTGTCACCTGGCCCTGTGAGGTCCATTCAATTCCTGGCGTGCCCTCTCAACCACGACACCAGATCGGTGAGCGGCGCAGCGTCAATAGGGCGGAAGTTGTCGTCGATCAGGCTTGATGAGCTTCCCAGAGAATGGCCCAGACCCGGATACACCCTAAGCGTGGCGTCCGTATTTCCAGCGGCCTTCAGCGCCGTTCCAAGCGCACGAGCGCCTTGTTCGGGAACGTTCGAATCAAACTGACCCTGAAGGATCAGGACGGGCAGCTTAAGCTTTGGAGCCGCCTCCAGCAAGGTGGGCAGTGCACGGCCTGGAGCGTAAATTCCAAAAAAGCTGGCAAACCCCGTGTCGACCACGCCCTCGAGAATCTTGGGGGTGAGTTCGGTTGCGACGTCGAGCACACCGTTTTTGTTGGTATCGAGCAGCGGGTTGATGGCTATTTTACCCGTCTGAAACGCATTTGGGTCGCCGATATAATTCAGGATACCCTTGGCGACCAGCCCGCCTGACCCAGCCTGCACTTTGAGTAAGGTCGCGTCGGTCACTTTGCCGTCGGCAGCAAATGAACGCAGGTACGGCATGCCCACCTCACGGATCTGAAAGAGGAAGGTCTCGCGCCAGGAGAGCGCCAGCGGCCCCTGCACGATCAGCCCCGCGATTTCAGGATGCCGGACGACCAGTGCGGCGGCGACAGTGCTGCCCTCGCTCCAGCCGTACAGATAGATGTGCTTGGCGTCCACTCGTGGATTGGCCTTGGCGGCTTTCAGCACGTTCTCGGCGTCCGCGAGCATCTGCTTCATGTCCAGTTTGGTGTAATACTTCAGGGCGTCAAACTGGCCCGGCCCCGTTACGTAATGCTTGTTGTACCGCAGCACGGCGAACCCGCTGGACGTTGCGAAATCGCTGATCGTCTTGAAAATACTCGAGAGCTTGATGGGTTTGCCGAGCCCATCGAAGCTGGAAATGGTGGCGTCCATGTCTTCCGGTCCGGAGCCAGGAATCAGAATGACGGTTGGCAAAAGTGCCGCAGTTGAGCGCGGAACCGTCAGTTCGGCCTTGGTCTGCACATCGCCGAAATCTATGATAAGGGCTTGCCGCTCGAGCGTGGTCTGGGCTGGCGCACCGACTTGGGTGATGGCTGGTGCACAACCCACGGTCAACATCAGTGAAAGGCAAGCCGCTGCGCTGATGATTCCTACGCGGGTCGAACTATGGGTTCGGCTGGTCATGGTGTACTCCTGTTCGTTTTAGGAAGCTCTGAGTTGTGAACGCGGGGCGTGTATTCCATCTGTTGAAGGCTGGACCTGGCCTGTTGCTAGAGCGTCAGTGCTGCCCCGCGCCCGCGTCTCAGCGCCCGGCCTGCTCCACGGTGATCTGCCCGATGCCGCCGTCGATCTGAAGGTCGGTCCGGTTGCTGGCTCCTGCGTAACCGCTGGAGGTGTACGTGTCGCCGTCACGCTGGAAGTCGCCCAGTACCCGAACCGCCCCGATGCCGCTGTCGACCTTGATGCGGGCTTCCATGCTCCTGGGAAGCGTGACCAGGAGCTGCCCCACGCCACCATTG
Proteins encoded:
- a CDS encoding alpha/beta hydrolase family protein, translated to MTSRTHSSTRVGIISAAACLSLMLTVGCAPAITQVGAPAQTTLERQALIIDFGDVQTKAELTVPRSTAALLPTVILIPGSGPEDMDATISSFDGLGKPIKLSSIFKTISDFATSSGFAVLRYNKHYVTGPGQFDALKYYTKLDMKQMLADAENVLKAAKANPRVDAKHIYLYGWSEGSTVAAALVVRHPEIAGLIVQGPLALSWRETFLFQIREVGMPYLRSFAADGKVTDATLLKVQAGSGGLVAKGILNYIGDPNAFQTGKIAINPLLDTNKNGVLDVATELTPKILEGVVDTGFASFFGIYAPGRALPTLLEAAPKLKLPVLILQGQFDSNVPEQGARALGTALKAAGNTDATLRVYPGLGHSLGSSSSLIDDNFRPIDAAPLTDLVSWLRGHARN
- a CDS encoding wax ester/triacylglycerol synthase family O-acyltransferase, coding for MRLPFGWGRPLWVDDPSFSLADHVSVVECPVPGGRQA